One genomic segment of Stenotrophomonas sp. 704A1 includes these proteins:
- a CDS encoding bactofilin family protein produces MFGSSKSSRDGQLVVDALIGNQVVIRGDVEFSGGLYVEGRIHGKVIAQEGASGATLTVAEHGVIEGEIRAQVVVISGRLDGDVHASEKVELTPSARVNGNVHYQVVEMNAGAQLNGRLIHASAPMQALPAPEEDAADGKDTAARRKLAEAMA; encoded by the coding sequence ATGTTCGGAAGCAGCAAGTCCAGCCGTGATGGCCAGCTGGTGGTGGATGCCCTGATCGGCAACCAGGTGGTGATCCGCGGCGATGTGGAATTCAGTGGTGGCCTGTACGTGGAAGGCCGCATCCACGGCAAGGTGATCGCCCAGGAAGGCGCCAGTGGCGCGACCCTGACCGTCGCCGAGCATGGCGTGATCGAAGGTGAGATCCGCGCCCAGGTGGTGGTCATCAGTGGCCGGCTCGACGGTGACGTGCATGCCAGCGAGAAGGTCGAGCTGACCCCGAGCGCGCGGGTCAACGGCAATGTCCACTACCAGGTGGTGGAAATGAACGCCGGTGCCCAGCTGAATGGGCGGCTGATCCACGCCAGCGCGCCGATGCAGGCGCTGCCGGCACCGGAGGAGGACGCGGCCGACGGCAAGGACACCGCTGCGCGCCGCAAGCTGGCCGAGGCGATGGCTTGA
- a CDS encoding DUF6776 family protein: MNNRPPMRVQVRLPGAPQPPADRRRLLVIGGIWLLSLVLAVLGGCWLGAPRGEQGQRLQAAEKRAATLQAQLTELRQKQATLEASDRISRAANNEVQSSLAERDEEIAGLRADVAFYERLVGSTSQRKGLNTHSIEFSPESAGTWQYSVVLTQNLNRGAISQGQMRFTVEGVKNGKLATISWDELHQRSKVPGQDYSFRYFQQLTGSVMLPADFTPQRVRVTLGGGAGGATQVFDWKQAGAPASKGE, translated from the coding sequence ATGAACAATCGCCCTCCCATGCGCGTGCAGGTCCGCCTGCCCGGCGCGCCGCAACCGCCGGCCGACCGCCGCCGCCTGCTGGTGATCGGCGGCATCTGGCTGCTCAGCCTGGTGCTGGCCGTGCTGGGGGGCTGCTGGCTGGGCGCGCCGCGCGGCGAACAGGGCCAGCGACTGCAGGCGGCCGAGAAGCGCGCCGCGACGCTGCAGGCGCAGTTGACCGAACTGCGCCAGAAGCAGGCCACGCTGGAAGCCTCCGACCGCATCAGCCGCGCCGCCAACAACGAAGTGCAGTCCTCGCTGGCCGAACGGGACGAGGAGATCGCCGGGTTGCGTGCCGACGTCGCCTTCTACGAGCGCCTGGTCGGCTCGACCAGCCAGCGCAAGGGCCTGAACACCCATTCGATCGAGTTCAGCCCCGAATCGGCCGGCACCTGGCAGTACAGCGTGGTGTTGACCCAGAACCTCAACCGCGGCGCGATCAGCCAGGGCCAGATGCGTTTCACCGTGGAAGGCGTGAAGAACGGCAAGCTGGCCACCATCAGCTGGGACGAGCTGCACCAGCGCAGCAAGGTGCCGGGACAGGACTATTCCTTCCGGTACTTCCAGCAGCTCACCGGCAGCGTGATGCTGCCGGCTGACTTCACCCCGCAACGGGTGAGGGTGACATTGGGAGGTGGTGCGGGGGGCGCCACGCAGGTATTCGACTGGAAACAGGCCGGCGCACCGGCCAGCAAAGGGGAGTAG
- a CDS encoding DUF4126 domain-containing protein, with protein sequence MTEAHLFVIGILLAWLAGIRVYLTVFGVGLAGLLGWVELPPALQATESWWVLGTSAALAVAEFFADKIPGVDSAWDLVQTLARVPAGAFLAAATLSPDGDLGTGALVAGAGVALASHGLKAGTRALLNTSPEPASNWVASAAEDTVVVGGLALALAHPWIALIVVLACSLAGALLVWLVWRALWRGVRWLARSGTGDGPGQPRTG encoded by the coding sequence ATGACCGAAGCCCACCTGTTCGTGATCGGCATCCTGCTGGCCTGGCTGGCCGGCATCCGTGTCTACCTGACCGTGTTCGGTGTCGGCCTGGCCGGCCTGCTGGGCTGGGTCGAGCTGCCGCCTGCCCTGCAGGCCACCGAGTCGTGGTGGGTGCTGGGCACCTCTGCGGCGCTGGCCGTCGCTGAATTCTTCGCCGACAAGATTCCCGGCGTGGACTCGGCCTGGGATCTGGTCCAGACCCTGGCGCGCGTGCCCGCAGGCGCCTTCCTGGCGGCGGCAACCCTGTCGCCCGATGGGGATCTGGGCACCGGCGCACTGGTCGCCGGTGCCGGCGTCGCGCTGGCCAGCCATGGCCTGAAGGCCGGTACCCGCGCGCTGCTCAATACCTCGCCGGAACCGGCCAGCAACTGGGTCGCTTCGGCTGCCGAAGACACCGTGGTGGTCGGTGGCCTGGCGCTTGCCCTGGCGCATCCGTGGATCGCCCTGATCGTGGTGCTCGCCTGCAGCCTGGCCGGCGCGTTGCTGGTATGGCTGGTCTGGCGCGCCCTGTGGAGGGGCGTGCGCTGGCTGGCACGCAGCGGCACCGGTGATGGCCCGGGGCAGCCGCGGACCGGTTGA
- a CDS encoding EAL domain-containing protein — protein MAVNESAAPARPGRAETPPADHWQRWTTPAATAVVPAVTEPVRVVLEAPPRPTTGGDAPLAAPPPLPAAVAVPEAGNSDLPPTEADSPYRVLIVEDDRAQALFAQSVLHGAGMQATVLGDADGVQQAIREQRPDLILMDLHLPGLDGMRLTAMIRQQPGMQLLPIVFLSGDPDPERQFEVLDCGADDYLSKPIRPRHLIAAVANRIRRARAQAATLPGATGAPATSNPETGLPTRHHVLQQLTTSLAQHDRGGVFFVEVSSALGLRERYGYAAFERLMVQAGQRLAEAGHPHLLARLNDNSFLLLARTADEDSLETLAGTLREQLSARAFVIRDDESVHLRGVVGYAPLSSGFSDASSALEAVERTTLQARLLSAGVAGHVHREEITEQEHLALLEGQLELAYQPIVAVAGGSSAQYQLLLRLRQNDGTVLTAGQVIPAAEAAGRIADLDQQVLEHAMGLLDLYRHATQPLNLFVSQSLRTLQRDAFADWLLESLQQRDLPGSALVIDVRLPDALIHTVPLQQFCQRMVGVGVRFCLSQFEPGSEASALLAQLPLSFVRLGARFSSSHSNPETREELRQAIAQAHAAGLQIIGQQIEDPQAAAAMWVGGVDYIQGNMVQSAGSDLNFDFHNAVL, from the coding sequence ATGGCCGTCAACGAATCCGCCGCGCCTGCCCGCCCGGGACGCGCTGAAACCCCTCCGGCCGATCATTGGCAGCGCTGGACGACGCCTGCAGCCACTGCAGTCGTGCCCGCGGTCACCGAGCCGGTACGTGTGGTGCTGGAAGCGCCGCCGCGGCCGACCACCGGCGGTGATGCTCCGCTGGCGGCGCCACCGCCGTTGCCTGCCGCCGTGGCCGTGCCCGAGGCCGGCAACAGTGACCTGCCGCCCACCGAGGCCGATTCCCCGTACCGCGTGCTGATCGTCGAGGACGATCGCGCCCAGGCGCTGTTCGCACAGAGCGTGCTGCACGGCGCCGGCATGCAGGCGACCGTGCTCGGCGATGCTGATGGCGTGCAGCAGGCCATCCGCGAGCAGCGGCCCGACCTGATCCTGATGGACCTGCACCTGCCGGGCCTGGATGGCATGCGGCTGACCGCGATGATCCGCCAGCAGCCGGGCATGCAGCTGCTGCCGATCGTGTTCCTCAGCGGCGATCCCGATCCCGAGCGCCAGTTCGAGGTCCTCGACTGCGGCGCCGACGACTACCTGAGCAAGCCGATCCGGCCGCGCCATCTGATCGCCGCCGTGGCCAACCGCATCCGCCGGGCCCGTGCACAGGCCGCGACCCTGCCCGGCGCCACTGGCGCTCCGGCCACCAGCAATCCGGAAACCGGGCTGCCCACGCGCCACCACGTCCTGCAGCAGCTCACCACCTCGCTCGCCCAGCACGACCGTGGCGGGGTGTTCTTCGTCGAGGTCTCCAGCGCGCTGGGGCTGCGCGAGCGCTACGGCTACGCCGCCTTCGAACGGTTGATGGTGCAGGCCGGCCAGCGCCTGGCCGAGGCCGGCCACCCGCACCTGCTGGCGCGCCTGAACGACAACAGCTTCCTGCTGCTGGCACGCACTGCCGACGAGGACAGCCTGGAAACACTCGCCGGCACCCTGCGCGAACAGCTGTCGGCGCGTGCCTTCGTGATCCGCGATGACGAATCGGTTCACCTGCGCGGCGTGGTGGGTTACGCGCCGCTGTCGTCGGGCTTCAGCGATGCCAGCAGTGCGCTGGAGGCGGTGGAACGCACCACCCTGCAGGCGCGCCTGCTGAGTGCCGGCGTGGCCGGGCACGTGCACCGCGAGGAAATCACCGAGCAGGAGCACCTGGCACTGCTCGAAGGGCAGCTGGAGCTGGCCTACCAGCCGATCGTCGCGGTCGCCGGCGGCAGCAGCGCGCAGTACCAGCTGTTGCTGCGCCTGCGCCAGAACGATGGCACCGTGCTGACCGCGGGCCAGGTGATTCCGGCCGCCGAGGCCGCCGGCCGCATCGCCGATCTCGACCAGCAGGTGCTGGAGCACGCGATGGGCCTGCTCGACCTGTACCGGCATGCCACCCAGCCATTGAACCTGTTCGTCTCGCAGTCGCTGCGCACGCTGCAGCGCGATGCCTTCGCCGATTGGCTGCTGGAGTCGCTGCAGCAGCGCGACCTGCCCGGCTCCGCGCTGGTGATCGATGTGCGCCTGCCCGATGCCCTCATCCACACCGTGCCATTGCAGCAGTTCTGCCAGCGCATGGTCGGCGTCGGCGTGCGCTTCTGCCTGAGCCAGTTCGAGCCGGGCAGCGAGGCCAGTGCGCTGCTTGCCCAGCTGCCGTTGTCGTTCGTCCGGCTGGGCGCGCGCTTCTCCAGCAGCCACTCCAATCCCGAGACCCGGGAGGAGCTGCGCCAGGCGATCGCACAGGCGCACGCGGCCGGCCTGCAGATCATCGGCCAGCAGATCGAAGATCCGCAGGCGGCTGCCGCGATGTGGGTCGGCGGCGTCGATTACATCCAGGGCAACATGGTGCAGTCGGCCGGCAGCGACCTGAACTTCGACTTCCACAACGCGGTGCTCTGA
- a CDS encoding ATP-binding protein, translating to MPLTAALLAALALAIVALLVLGLRLRARNRSLALLQRERITLTSERDQLRRTTERQGQLEQQLLQAKQAAEAAVLAKGEFLATMSHEIRTPLNGILPMLELIARGPLGEDQRQMLATASASSQQLLRIVDDILDYSRLEAQALELEITTFNLRELLDGVVQLLQRAAEAKGLALSLQLDPGVRLPVRGDPVRLRQVLGNLLANAIKFTARGHVQLRVQRLGEGPAQHLLRFEVVDTGIGIDEALQARLFQSFSQADASTTRLYGGTGLGLAICKRITDLMQGRIGVQSTPGHGATFWFEVPLLKVPGDLPALARSPASLLLFSSDAHLQARLERIAAHHTLQVQPLHRLEDVIEHLRTAPRPGRNAAAWLLVDARQRRSGEAALQRALAERGDDDALQVLWLQDTALAPRPRQQQLCSTFSDAELHALLAPPAATARPAALLADAAAATPAAALPALQLRVLLVEDNTVNRMVAEHLLRSFHCQVRTAADGEHALAAMREGAIDVVLMDCQMPVLDGYSATRRWRDEERAAGQARLPIIAMTANAMAGDRERCLQAGMDDYLSKPITREALHALLRRWARPAPAMDMDDRPPPELAMAEPGPAPLQAGEAAGGAPAEATTPPQPVLDRSVLDELHAVIGEVAMQIVAVFLEDAPPLVQALQQAAQGNDIERLQALAHSLKSSSANVGAVSLSAVARRIEHEARNGSLQRPAVAVALLVAEFARARVALTGYLAQQRSGAAG from the coding sequence GTGCCGCTGACGGCCGCCCTGCTGGCCGCGCTGGCACTGGCCATCGTCGCGCTGCTGGTACTGGGCCTGCGGCTGCGGGCGCGCAACCGGTCGCTGGCGCTGCTGCAGCGCGAGCGCATCACCCTGACCAGCGAACGCGACCAGCTGCGGCGGACCACCGAACGCCAGGGCCAGCTGGAGCAGCAGCTGCTGCAGGCCAAGCAGGCGGCCGAGGCGGCGGTACTGGCCAAGGGCGAGTTCCTGGCCACCATGAGCCATGAGATCCGCACCCCGCTCAACGGCATCCTGCCGATGCTGGAACTGATCGCACGCGGCCCGCTCGGCGAGGATCAGCGGCAGATGCTGGCCACGGCCTCGGCCAGCTCGCAGCAGCTGCTGCGCATCGTCGATGACATCCTCGACTACTCGCGGCTGGAAGCGCAGGCGCTGGAACTGGAGATCACCACGTTCAACCTGCGCGAACTGCTCGACGGCGTCGTGCAGCTGCTGCAGCGCGCCGCCGAAGCCAAGGGCCTGGCGCTGAGCCTGCAGCTGGACCCGGGCGTGCGCCTGCCTGTGCGGGGCGACCCGGTGCGGCTGCGCCAGGTGCTGGGCAACCTGCTGGCCAACGCGATCAAATTCACCGCGCGCGGCCACGTGCAGCTGCGCGTGCAGCGGCTGGGCGAAGGCCCCGCGCAGCATCTGCTGCGCTTCGAGGTCGTGGATACCGGCATCGGCATCGACGAGGCGCTGCAGGCGCGGCTGTTCCAGTCCTTCAGCCAGGCCGACGCGTCCACCACCCGCCTCTACGGCGGCACCGGGCTCGGCCTGGCCATCTGCAAGCGCATCACCGACCTGATGCAGGGCCGGATCGGCGTGCAGTCCACGCCGGGCCACGGCGCCACGTTCTGGTTCGAAGTGCCGTTGTTGAAGGTGCCCGGCGATCTGCCGGCACTGGCGCGTTCACCGGCGTCCCTGCTGTTGTTCAGCAGCGATGCGCACCTGCAGGCGCGCCTTGAACGTATCGCCGCGCACCACACCCTGCAGGTGCAGCCGCTGCACCGCCTGGAAGACGTGATCGAGCATCTGCGCACGGCGCCGCGTCCGGGCCGGAATGCGGCGGCATGGCTGCTGGTCGATGCACGCCAGCGCCGCAGCGGCGAGGCGGCGCTGCAACGGGCACTGGCCGAACGTGGCGACGACGATGCGCTGCAGGTGCTGTGGCTGCAGGACACCGCGCTGGCGCCACGGCCGCGCCAGCAGCAGCTGTGCAGCACCTTCAGCGATGCCGAGCTGCACGCGCTGCTGGCCCCCCCTGCCGCCACCGCGCGGCCGGCCGCGCTGCTGGCCGATGCGGCTGCGGCCACGCCCGCTGCGGCCTTGCCTGCACTGCAGCTGCGCGTTCTGCTGGTGGAGGACAACACGGTCAACCGGATGGTCGCCGAGCACCTGCTGCGCAGCTTCCACTGTCAGGTGCGCACTGCCGCCGATGGTGAACACGCGCTGGCGGCGATGCGCGAGGGCGCCATCGACGTAGTGCTGATGGATTGCCAGATGCCGGTGCTCGATGGCTACAGCGCCACCCGGCGCTGGCGTGACGAAGAGCGCGCGGCCGGGCAGGCGCGGTTGCCGATCATCGCCATGACCGCCAATGCCATGGCCGGCGATCGCGAACGCTGCCTGCAGGCCGGCATGGACGACTATCTGTCCAAACCGATCACGCGCGAGGCGCTGCATGCGCTGCTGCGACGCTGGGCGCGGCCTGCGCCGGCCATGGACATGGACGACCGCCCGCCGCCGGAGTTGGCCATGGCGGAGCCGGGGCCAGCGCCGTTGCAGGCCGGCGAGGCAGCGGGTGGCGCGCCGGCGGAGGCGACAACGCCGCCGCAGCCCGTGCTCGACCGCAGCGTGCTGGACGAACTGCACGCGGTGATCGGTGAGGTGGCCATGCAGATCGTGGCGGTCTTCCTGGAAGACGCCCCGCCTCTGGTGCAAGCACTGCAGCAGGCGGCACAGGGCAATGACATCGAGCGCCTGCAGGCGCTGGCGCACAGCCTGAAATCCTCCAGTGCCAATGTCGGCGCCGTGTCGCTGTCAGCGGTGGCGCGCCGGATCGAACACGAAGCGCGCAACGGCAGCCTGCAGCGCCCTGCGGTGGCAGTGGCGCTGCTGGTGGCCGAATTCGCGCGCGCGCGGGTGGCCTTGACCGGTTACCTGGCGCAGCAGCGCAGCGGCGCGGCCGGCTGA
- the bfr gene encoding bacterioferritin produces the protein MKGDTKVIEFLNKVLYNELTAINQYFLHAKMLKNWGIKELAEHEYKESIDEMKHADMLADRILFLEGLPNFQALGKLRIGENPTEILQCDLSLERDGVVTLRDAVAYADSVGDYVSRQLFVKILDSEEEHIDWLETQLDLIERIGEPKYLLSKLEE, from the coding sequence ATGAAGGGCGACACCAAGGTCATCGAATTCCTCAACAAGGTCCTCTACAACGAGTTGACCGCGATCAACCAGTACTTCCTGCACGCCAAGATGCTGAAGAACTGGGGCATCAAGGAGCTCGCCGAGCACGAGTACAAGGAATCGATCGACGAGATGAAGCATGCCGACATGCTCGCCGACCGCATCCTGTTCCTCGAAGGCCTGCCGAATTTCCAGGCGCTGGGCAAGCTGCGCATCGGCGAGAACCCGACCGAGATCCTGCAGTGCGACCTGTCGCTCGAGCGCGATGGCGTGGTCACCCTGCGCGACGCCGTGGCCTATGCCGACTCGGTTGGCGACTATGTCAGCCGCCAGCTGTTCGTGAAGATCCTCGATTCGGAGGAAGAGCACATCGACTGGCTGGAAACCCAGCTGGACCTGATCGAGCGTATCGGCGAGCCGAAGTACCTGCTGAGCAAGCTCGAGGAGTGA
- a CDS encoding (2Fe-2S)-binding protein yields the protein MYVCICNGVTDHQIREAASHGVTSVAELTMRTGCGATCGSCLDMAGDLLAKARATHDLALPVLGLAQVA from the coding sequence GTGTACGTCTGCATCTGCAATGGTGTCACCGACCACCAGATCCGCGAAGCCGCCAGCCATGGCGTCACGTCGGTGGCCGAGCTGACCATGCGTACCGGTTGTGGTGCCACCTGCGGCTCCTGCCTGGACATGGCCGGCGATCTGCTGGCCAAGGCGCGCGCGACCCACGACCTGGCGCTGCCGGTGCTGGGCCTGGCCCAGGTCGCCTGA
- a CDS encoding RNA pyrophosphohydrolase codes for MIDPDGYRPNVGIVLMRQDGQVFWARRVRRDGWQFPQGGMNTDETPVEAMYRELQEETGLLPEHVEVLGATPGWLRYKLPARAIRRNERQVCIGQKQVWFLLRLTGDEAHVRLDHTDSPEFDHWRWVDFWYPVEHVVVFKRGVYARALRHLAPLAQGVAGQGISAMPKSAAEAWMPGHTAGHDRPRKRPRSRGYWPKKAQSDGPAT; via the coding sequence GTGATCGATCCGGACGGCTATCGACCGAACGTCGGCATCGTGCTGATGCGGCAGGACGGGCAGGTGTTCTGGGCACGACGTGTGCGCCGGGATGGCTGGCAGTTCCCGCAGGGCGGCATGAACACCGATGAGACGCCTGTCGAGGCCATGTATCGTGAATTGCAGGAAGAGACCGGCCTGCTGCCCGAGCACGTGGAAGTGCTGGGGGCGACACCGGGCTGGCTGCGTTACAAGCTGCCGGCACGGGCCATCCGTCGCAACGAGCGGCAGGTCTGCATCGGCCAGAAGCAGGTCTGGTTCCTGCTGCGCCTGACCGGCGACGAGGCCCACGTGCGCCTGGACCATACCGATTCGCCTGAATTCGACCACTGGCGCTGGGTGGATTTCTGGTACCCGGTCGAGCACGTGGTGGTGTTCAAGCGAGGGGTCTACGCGCGTGCCCTGCGGCACCTGGCGCCGCTGGCCCAGGGAGTGGCGGGGCAGGGCATCAGTGCCATGCCCAAGAGCGCCGCCGAGGCCTGGATGCCCGGCCACACTGCCGGCCATGACCGCCCGCGCAAGCGCCCGCGCAGCCGGGGCTACTGGCCCAAGAAGGCGCAGAGCGACGGACCGGCCACCTGA
- the rpsI gene encoding 30S ribosomal protein S9 gives MAITQNYGTGRRKSSTARVFLRKGSGNITVNGRPLDEFFGRETARMIVRQPLELTKNTESFDILVTAAGGGTTGQAGAIRLGIARALVEYDETLKSELRKAGFMTRDAREVERKKVGLHKARRATQFSKR, from the coding sequence ATGGCTATCACTCAAAACTACGGCACTGGCCGCCGCAAGTCCTCCACCGCTCGCGTGTTCCTGCGCAAGGGTTCGGGCAACATCACCGTCAATGGCCGTCCGCTGGACGAGTTCTTCGGCCGTGAGACCGCGCGCATGATCGTGCGCCAGCCGCTCGAGCTGACCAAGAACACCGAAAGCTTCGACATCCTGGTCACCGCCGCTGGCGGCGGCACCACCGGCCAGGCCGGTGCGATCCGTCTGGGCATCGCCCGTGCTCTGGTCGAGTACGACGAAACCCTGAAGTCCGAGCTGCGCAAGGCTGGCTTCATGACCCGCGACGCCCGCGAAGTCGAACGTAAGAAGGTCGGTCTGCACAAGGCCCGCCGCGCCACCCAGTTCTCCAAGCGCTGA
- the rplM gene encoding 50S ribosomal protein L13 translates to MSTFTAKNETVQRDWYLVDAEGKTLGRLATELARRLRGKHKPVYTPHVDTGDYLVVINAEKIAVTGKKLQDKMYHRFTGYIGNLKTESLAQALERHPERVIEIAVKGMLPKGPLGRQMYRKLKVYAGTEHPHAAQQPQVLDI, encoded by the coding sequence ATGAGCACTTTCACTGCCAAGAACGAGACCGTCCAGCGCGACTGGTACCTCGTCGACGCCGAGGGCAAGACCCTGGGCCGTCTCGCCACCGAGCTGGCCCGCCGTCTGCGTGGCAAGCACAAGCCGGTCTACACCCCGCACGTTGATACCGGCGACTACCTGGTCGTCATCAATGCAGAAAAGATTGCCGTCACCGGCAAGAAGCTGCAGGACAAGATGTATCACCGTTTCACCGGTTACATCGGCAACCTGAAGACCGAATCCCTGGCCCAGGCGCTGGAGCGCCACCCGGAGCGCGTGATCGAGATCGCCGTGAAGGGCATGCTGCCGAAGGGCCCGCTGGGTCGCCAGATGTACCGCAAGCTCAAGGTCTACGCCGGCACTGAGCATCCGCACGCCGCACAGCAGCCGCAGGTTCTGGATATCTAA
- the coq7 gene encoding 2-polyprenyl-3-methyl-6-methoxy-1,4-benzoquinone monooxygenase produces MTVLRQNTPLDHLLTEAQRALDTVFGNPPAARPYPATDTAEPGMDSAQRRHAAGLMRINHVGEVCAQGLYFGQAAVARDPATREHLLEAAQEETDHLAWCATRLGELDSRPSLFNPLWYAGSYTIGTLAGLRGDGWNLGFVVETERQVEAHLDEHLVDLPAADLRSRAVIQVMKEDEARHAEHAEQAGARRLPFPIPGAMALASKVMKTIAYRI; encoded by the coding sequence ATGACCGTGCTCCGCCAGAACACCCCACTGGACCACCTGCTGACCGAGGCGCAGCGCGCGCTGGACACGGTGTTCGGCAATCCGCCGGCGGCCCGCCCCTACCCGGCCACGGACACCGCGGAGCCCGGCATGGACAGCGCCCAGCGCCGCCACGCCGCAGGCCTGATGCGGATCAACCACGTCGGCGAGGTCTGCGCCCAGGGCCTGTACTTCGGCCAGGCCGCCGTGGCCCGCGACCCGGCCACCCGCGAACACCTGCTGGAAGCGGCGCAGGAAGAGACCGACCACCTGGCCTGGTGCGCCACCCGGCTGGGCGAACTGGACAGCCGGCCGAGCCTGTTCAACCCGTTGTGGTATGCCGGCAGCTACACCATCGGCACCCTGGCCGGGCTGCGCGGCGACGGCTGGAACCTGGGCTTCGTGGTGGAAACCGAGCGCCAGGTGGAGGCCCACCTGGACGAGCACCTGGTCGACCTTCCAGCGGCCGACCTGCGCAGCCGTGCCGTCATCCAGGTGATGAAGGAAGACGAGGCCCGGCATGCCGAACACGCCGAACAGGCCGGCGCGCGCCGCCTGCCGTTCCCGATTCCGGGCGCGATGGCGCTGGCGTCCAAGGTCATGAAGACCATCGCCTACCGCATCTGA
- a CDS encoding DMT family transporter — MPWIYLLLAGLFEIGFALGMKYSEGFSKPLPTAATVVSALISLYLMSQAMKSIPVGTAYAIWTGIGAMGVAVLGIYLFNDSASPARLACVGLIVAGVIGLKLVSPN; from the coding sequence ATGCCCTGGATCTATCTGCTGCTGGCCGGTCTGTTCGAGATCGGATTCGCCCTTGGAATGAAGTACTCCGAAGGCTTCAGCAAACCCCTGCCGACCGCTGCCACGGTGGTGTCGGCGCTGATCAGCCTGTACCTGATGAGCCAGGCGATGAAGAGCATCCCGGTCGGCACCGCCTATGCGATCTGGACCGGCATCGGCGCCATGGGCGTGGCGGTGCTGGGCATCTACCTGTTCAATGACAGTGCCTCACCGGCGCGCCTGGCCTGCGTGGGCCTGATCGTGGCCGGCGTGATCGGGCTGAAGCTGGTATCGCCGAACTGA
- the speD gene encoding adenosylmethionine decarboxylase produces the protein MVKPLPRLRLQGFNNLTKALSFNIYDVCYARTEEERQRYIEYIDEEYNADRLTQILTDVAEIIGANILNVARQDYDPQGASVTILISEEPVIDKKQAGKELIPDAVVAHMDKSHITVHTYPETHPQEGIATFRADIDVATCGVISPLKALNYLIESLESDIVIMDYRVRGFTRDVKGKKHYIDHKINSIQNFLAKNIKSRYEMFDVNVYQENIFHTKMHLKDFDLDQYLFEEKAKNLSFKERMKIEALLKREIEELFHGRNLSE, from the coding sequence GTGGTCAAGCCGTTGCCTCGCCTGAGGCTGCAGGGTTTCAACAACCTCACCAAGGCGCTGAGCTTCAACATCTATGACGTGTGTTACGCGCGCACCGAAGAGGAGCGTCAGCGTTACATTGAATACATCGATGAAGAGTACAACGCCGACAGGCTGACTCAGATCTTGACCGATGTCGCTGAGATCATCGGCGCCAACATCCTCAACGTGGCCCGCCAGGACTATGATCCGCAGGGCGCCTCGGTGACGATCCTGATCTCCGAAGAACCGGTGATCGACAAGAAGCAGGCCGGCAAGGAGCTCATTCCCGACGCCGTGGTCGCGCATATGGACAAGTCGCACATCACCGTGCACACCTATCCGGAAACGCACCCGCAGGAAGGCATTGCCACCTTCCGCGCCGATATCGACGTTGCCACCTGCGGCGTGATCTCGCCGTTGAAGGCGTTGAACTACCTGATCGAGAGCCTGGAATCGGACATCGTGATCATGGACTACCGTGTCCGTGGCTTCACCCGTGATGTGAAGGGCAAGAAGCACTACATCGATCACAAGATCAACTCGATCCAGAACTTCCTGGCCAAGAACATCAAGTCGCGTTACGAGATGTTCGACGTCAATGTCTACCAGGAGAACATCTTCCACACGAAGATGCACCTGAAGGACTTCGACCTGGACCAGTACCTGTTCGAGGAAAAGGCCAAGAACCTGTCGTTCAAGGAGCGCATGAAGATCGAGGCGCTGCTCAAGCGCGAGATCGAAGAGCTGTTCCACGGCCGCAACCTGTCCGAGTAA